One Helianthus annuus cultivar XRQ/B chromosome 7, HanXRQr2.0-SUNRISE, whole genome shotgun sequence genomic region harbors:
- the LOC110866540 gene encoding uncharacterized protein LOC110866540 yields MIIEAIDLSVALTEEAIRLGKFSISETKKKETHVESSGENKRKFTNFKKGTRANHNNKTDKGRRYGKCDNCGKVGHDKETCWRGTGRGNGGQDGSGNRGGNNYNNNYQGGNGDDQGRGQGCFNCGDVGHLRKYFSKNNQVRGRVSNIGAREARQDPNVVTELANGKLVEAKGVIRDYVIELGEREFSIDLLPVEFGSFDVVVGMDWLSSNRAEIVCHEKVFHILMAKEEMIVIHEEKEDTPLRIISCLKARKFLRKGCVAFLTHVVDKEAEEPKFEDIPVVRKYAEVFPEDFQDYLLNNKSDPTLTWFQAPHLKPRHPTNLRLQRCRSYQRSFRSC; encoded by the exons ATGATTATTGAGGCCATTGACTTGAGTGTGGCGCTGACCGAAGAAGCAATCAGGTTAGGCAAATTCTCGATATCTGaaacaaagaagaaagagactcatgtggagtcatctggtgagAACAAGAGAAAATTTACCAATTTTAAGAAGGGTACTCGGGCGAACCATAACAACAAGACTGATAAGGGAAGAAG atatggaaaatgtgataatTGTGGCAAAGTGGGCCATGACAAGGAGACGTGTTGGCGTGGTACTGGACGTGGAAATGGAGGTCAAGATGGTAGCGGAAATCGCGGAGGAAACAACTACAACAACAACTACCAAGGTGGAAATGGTGACGATCAAGGGCGTGGTCAAGGGTGTTTTAACTGCGGTGACGTGGGGCATCTCAGGAAGTATTTCTCTAAAAACAATCAGGTACGTGGAAGAGTGTCCAACATCGGagctagggaagcacgccaggatccaaacgTGGTTACCG aactagctaatgggaagctggTAGAAGCCAAAGGAGTGATTAGAGACTATGTTATAGAGCTTGGAGAGCGTGAGTTTTCGATAGATCTTCTGCCAGTTGAattcggaagcttcgacgtcgtagttgggatggattggttgtcgagtaatcGTGCAGAGATTGTATGCCATGAGAAGGTTTTCCACATCCTGATGGCGAAGGAAGAGATGATCGTGATTCATGAGGAGAAGGAGGATACGCCCCTACGGATTATTAGTTGTTTGAAGGCACGGAAGTTTttgcgtaaaggatgtgttgctttcttAACTCATGTCGTTGACAAAGAGGCCGAAGAACCGAAGTTCGAAGATATCCCCGTGGTAAGGAAATATgctgaagtcttccccgaagacttccAGGATTACCTCCTCAACAACAAGTCAGATCCcacattgacttggttccaggcgccgcaCCTAAAGCCAAGGCACCCTACCAACTTGCGCCTTCAGAGATGCAGGAGTTATCAACGCAGCTTCAGGAGTTGTTAG